One genomic window of Gavia stellata isolate bGavSte3 chromosome 7, bGavSte3.hap2, whole genome shotgun sequence includes the following:
- the DLK1 gene encoding protein delta homolog 1: MGLRTAGLIGCCCLLPLVLPAAPGVNCKTGCHPENGFCEFPSECRCQPGWQGALCNQCVPFPGCLHGSCAKPWQCICEEGWVGSLCDIDIHPCSAKPCTNNSTCIETGDGGYICLCAQGFTGKNCHLKKGPCIINGSPCQNGGTCIDDNGFAPHASCLCPSGFAGNFCEIDRDDCESNPCENGGTCTDIGVDFSCFCPHGYTGKLCSSRVIFCASGPCENGGTCSEHPQGGFECICKPEFVGVTCKHPSKNTSFSGVNMETKHMQNYKPPSKAHHRSVHHQQEILKITMKETIQNADPLLSRSQVICFVVLGLLTCLVVLGTTGIVFFSKCEMWLANAKYSHLLRKKKNFFLKSNNGENLSVNIIFPEKIKLTNYTKNYTAI, from the exons aTGGGGCTGCGCACCGCCGGGCTCatcggctgctgctgcctgctgcccctcgtcctccccgcagccccag GCGTGAACTGTAAAACTGGCTGCCACCCAGAGAATGGATTTTGTGAATTTCCCAGTGAATGCAG GTGTCAGCCTGGTTGGCAGGGTGCTCTTTGTAATCAGTGTGTTCCTTTCCCTGGGTGTTTGCACGGCAGCTGTGCCAAGCCCTGGCAGTGCATCTGTGAGGAGGGCTGGGTTGGCAGCCTCTGTGACATAG atattCACCCATGTtctgcaaagccctgcaccAATAACTCAACGTGCATAGAGACTGGTGATGGAGGATATATTTGTCTGTGTGCCCAGGGatttacaggaaaaaactgCCATCTCAAAAAAGGGCCCTGCATTATTAATGG CTCTCCCTGCCAGAATGGAGGAACATGCATTGATGACAATGGTTTTGCACCACATGCTTCCTGTCTGTGCCCCTCTGGTTTTGCTGGCAACTTCTGCGAAATAGATAGAGATGACTGTGAATCCAACCCCTGTGAAAATGGAGGAACATGTACAGATATTGGTGTGGATTTCAGCTGTTTTTGTCCCCATGGCTATACGggaaagctctgcagcagccgTGTCATATTCTGTGCAAGTGGCCCATGTGAGAATGGAGGGACATGCAGTGAACATCCCCAAGGAGGATTCGAATGCATCTGTAAACCAGAATTTGTTGGTGTGACCTGCAAACATCCCAGCAAAAACACAAGCTTCTCTGGAGTGAATATGGAGACAAAGCATATGCAGAATTACAAGCCACCCTCAAAAGCTCATCACAGATCAGTGCATCATCAACaagaaatcctgaaaataaCAATGAAAGAAACAATCCAAAATGCAGATCCCTTGCTCAGTAGAAGCCAGGTGATCTGTTTTGTTGTACTGGGCTTGCTTACATGTCTTGTTGTCCTGGGTACAACTgggattgtatttttttcaaaatgtgaaatgtGGCTTGCTAATGCCAAATATAGTCATCTCCTACGCaagaaaaagaacttttttctgaaatctaaCAATGGGGAAAACCTCTCAGTCAATATTATCTTCCCAGAGAAGATCAAATTGACTAATTACACCAAGAACTACACTGCCATCTAG